Proteins from a single region of Apostichopus japonicus isolate 1M-3 chromosome 21, ASM3797524v1, whole genome shotgun sequence:
- the LOC139963068 gene encoding uncharacterized protein isoform X2: protein MAFKLLLLAVVIVAHTCMANEACDECDDVTEICVKEGDFTACQCRPSLFRDAESGFCEATKSYTTTADLVSSQWEEIPEGSEEYINLSSQVCEDFNNTLATSEQFETFYYGCDVVAFTESDDGFTHGVVVLSLFKVTLNDSYVDELNSVLSAGLPSDTYDTITTTATNECELNIQDCDVLADCRDTGSLGFTCSCIDSTDDESPEGLPGRDCAIRTHMYIVGISVGASLVFFLIVVSIVSCVSTHTTLGKTPTEIEEERKAKSGKKPSDTDETPLDPRGDGGGREGGEEVEGVTNGGFEEAQVPETIFDVDDDQMARLAQIHLAIERNSRPASGVPVARENNQMRLSRLPSTNYGGPEGQNAALYQNGVNKKPRNERTSLVRLPSGEYLTPMSPREMSPPPPQNPYGVRNKQRPQSAAYTDEMNNQIYATRLPSTKYDQRTAASPPPTPAPEPYLSRQSSSVFLPNSPRNSRQYGGGSIYSYNGRY from the exons ATGGCGTTCAAACTGCTACTCCTGGCTGTTGTAATTGTGGCACATACATGTATGGCTAACG AGGCGTGTGACGAGTGCGATGACGTCACTGAGATTTGTGTTAAAGAGGGTGACTTTACAGCGTGTCAATGTCGTCCAAGTTTGTTCCGTGATGCAGAGTCTGGTTTTTGCGAGG CAACCAAGTCCTATACTACCACAGCGGACTTAGTAAGTTCTCAATGGGAAGAGATACCAGAAGGATCCGAAGAATACATCAATTTATCGAGCCAAGTCTGCGAAGAC TTTAACAACACCTTAGCCACAAGCGAACAGTTTGAAACTTTCTACTACGGATGTGATGTGGTAGCGTTCACCGAGAGCGACGATGGGTTCACACACGGAGTGGTTGTACTTTCGTTATTTAAAGTGACTCTAAATGACAGTTATGTTGATGAATTGAATAGTGTCCTTTCAGCTGGACTTCCTTCAGACACTTACGATACAATAACTACAACAG CGACGAATGAGTGTGAGCTGAATATCCAAGACTGTGACGTGTTAGCAGACTGTCGCGATACCGGCAGCCTCGGTTTCACGTGCTCGTGTATTGACTCCACCGATGACGAATCGCCAGAAGGCTTACCTGGTCGAGATTGCGCCATCC GCACACACATGTACATTGTTGGCATTTCTGTAGGAGCGAGCCTCGTATTTTTCTTAATCGTAGTTTCCATAGTATCATGTGTCTCGACGCATACGACTCTAGGAAAGACACCAACAGAAATAGAGGAAGAGCGCAAAGCGAAATCAGGCAAAAAGCCAAGTGATACCGACGAGACTCCACTGGATCCAAGAGGAGATGgaggggggagagaggggggagagGAGGTGGAGGGTGTGACTAATGGTGGGTTTGAAGAGGCGCAGGTTCCAGAAACTATTTTTGATGTCGATGACGATCAGATGGCTCGATTAGCGCAAATACATTTAGCTATTGAG CGTAATTCCCGTCCAGCTTCCGGTGTGCCCGTTGCTCGTGAGAACAACCAGATGCGATTATCAAGGCTGCCCTCTACTAATTACGGCGGCCCGGAAGGACAGAATGCGGCACTCTATCAAAATGGTGTGAACAAGAAACCACGAAATGAG CGAACATCTTTAGTAAGACTTCCATCAGGCGAGTATCTGACACCAATGTCACCCCGTGAGatgtcccctcccccaccacaaaATCCATATGGAGTTAGGAATAAG CAAAGACCACAGAGTGCAGCCTACACCGATGAGATGAATAACCAAATCTACGCCACCAGACTCCCAAGCACCAAATATGACCAAAGGACCGCTGCATCTCCGCCTCCAACACCTGCGCCAGAG CCGTACCTGAGCCGCCAATCGTCGTCCGTGTTTCTGCCAAACTCTCCCCGTAACAGCAGACAGTACGGAGGGGGGAGTATTTACAGCTATAATGGTAGATATTAA
- the LOC139963068 gene encoding uncharacterized protein isoform X3, producing MAFKLLLLAVVIVAHTCMANVEACDECDDVTEICVKEGDFTACQCRPSLFRDAESGFCEATKSYTTTADLVSSQWEEIPEGSEEYINLSSQVCEDFNNTLATSEQFETFYYGCDVVAFTESDDGFTHGVVVLSLFKVTLNDSYVDELNSVLSAGLPSDTYDTITTTATNECELNIQDCDVLADCRDTGSLGFTCSCIDSTDDESPEGLPGRDCAIRTHMYIVGISVGASLVFFLIVVSIVSCVSTHTTLGKTPTEIEEERKAKSGKKPSDTDETPLDPRGDGGGREGGEEVEGVTNGGFEEAQVPETIFDVDDDQMARLAQIHLAIERNSRPASGVPVARENNQMRLSRLPSTNYGGPEGQNAALYQNGVNKKPRNEQRPQSAAYTDEMNNQIYATRLPSTKYDQRTAASPPPTPAPEPYLSRQSSSVFLPNSPRNSRQYGGGSIYSYNGRY from the exons ATGGCGTTCAAACTGCTACTCCTGGCTGTTGTAATTGTGGCACATACATGTATGGCTAACG tAGAGGCGTGTGACGAGTGCGATGACGTCACTGAGATTTGTGTTAAAGAGGGTGACTTTACAGCGTGTCAATGTCGTCCAAGTTTGTTCCGTGATGCAGAGTCTGGTTTTTGCGAGG CAACCAAGTCCTATACTACCACAGCGGACTTAGTAAGTTCTCAATGGGAAGAGATACCAGAAGGATCCGAAGAATACATCAATTTATCGAGCCAAGTCTGCGAAGAC TTTAACAACACCTTAGCCACAAGCGAACAGTTTGAAACTTTCTACTACGGATGTGATGTGGTAGCGTTCACCGAGAGCGACGATGGGTTCACACACGGAGTGGTTGTACTTTCGTTATTTAAAGTGACTCTAAATGACAGTTATGTTGATGAATTGAATAGTGTCCTTTCAGCTGGACTTCCTTCAGACACTTACGATACAATAACTACAACAG CGACGAATGAGTGTGAGCTGAATATCCAAGACTGTGACGTGTTAGCAGACTGTCGCGATACCGGCAGCCTCGGTTTCACGTGCTCGTGTATTGACTCCACCGATGACGAATCGCCAGAAGGCTTACCTGGTCGAGATTGCGCCATCC GCACACACATGTACATTGTTGGCATTTCTGTAGGAGCGAGCCTCGTATTTTTCTTAATCGTAGTTTCCATAGTATCATGTGTCTCGACGCATACGACTCTAGGAAAGACACCAACAGAAATAGAGGAAGAGCGCAAAGCGAAATCAGGCAAAAAGCCAAGTGATACCGACGAGACTCCACTGGATCCAAGAGGAGATGgaggggggagagaggggggagagGAGGTGGAGGGTGTGACTAATGGTGGGTTTGAAGAGGCGCAGGTTCCAGAAACTATTTTTGATGTCGATGACGATCAGATGGCTCGATTAGCGCAAATACATTTAGCTATTGAG CGTAATTCCCGTCCAGCTTCCGGTGTGCCCGTTGCTCGTGAGAACAACCAGATGCGATTATCAAGGCTGCCCTCTACTAATTACGGCGGCCCGGAAGGACAGAATGCGGCACTCTATCAAAATGGTGTGAACAAGAAACCACGAAATGAG CAAAGACCACAGAGTGCAGCCTACACCGATGAGATGAATAACCAAATCTACGCCACCAGACTCCCAAGCACCAAATATGACCAAAGGACCGCTGCATCTCCGCCTCCAACACCTGCGCCAGAG CCGTACCTGAGCCGCCAATCGTCGTCCGTGTTTCTGCCAAACTCTCCCCGTAACAGCAGACAGTACGGAGGGGGGAGTATTTACAGCTATAATGGTAGATATTAA
- the LOC139963068 gene encoding uncharacterized protein isoform X1 yields the protein MAFKLLLLAVVIVAHTCMANVEACDECDDVTEICVKEGDFTACQCRPSLFRDAESGFCEATKSYTTTADLVSSQWEEIPEGSEEYINLSSQVCEDFNNTLATSEQFETFYYGCDVVAFTESDDGFTHGVVVLSLFKVTLNDSYVDELNSVLSAGLPSDTYDTITTTATNECELNIQDCDVLADCRDTGSLGFTCSCIDSTDDESPEGLPGRDCAIRTHMYIVGISVGASLVFFLIVVSIVSCVSTHTTLGKTPTEIEEERKAKSGKKPSDTDETPLDPRGDGGGREGGEEVEGVTNGGFEEAQVPETIFDVDDDQMARLAQIHLAIERNSRPASGVPVARENNQMRLSRLPSTNYGGPEGQNAALYQNGVNKKPRNERTSLVRLPSGEYLTPMSPREMSPPPPQNPYGVRNKQRPQSAAYTDEMNNQIYATRLPSTKYDQRTAASPPPTPAPEPYLSRQSSSVFLPNSPRNSRQYGGGSIYSYNGRY from the exons ATGGCGTTCAAACTGCTACTCCTGGCTGTTGTAATTGTGGCACATACATGTATGGCTAACG tAGAGGCGTGTGACGAGTGCGATGACGTCACTGAGATTTGTGTTAAAGAGGGTGACTTTACAGCGTGTCAATGTCGTCCAAGTTTGTTCCGTGATGCAGAGTCTGGTTTTTGCGAGG CAACCAAGTCCTATACTACCACAGCGGACTTAGTAAGTTCTCAATGGGAAGAGATACCAGAAGGATCCGAAGAATACATCAATTTATCGAGCCAAGTCTGCGAAGAC TTTAACAACACCTTAGCCACAAGCGAACAGTTTGAAACTTTCTACTACGGATGTGATGTGGTAGCGTTCACCGAGAGCGACGATGGGTTCACACACGGAGTGGTTGTACTTTCGTTATTTAAAGTGACTCTAAATGACAGTTATGTTGATGAATTGAATAGTGTCCTTTCAGCTGGACTTCCTTCAGACACTTACGATACAATAACTACAACAG CGACGAATGAGTGTGAGCTGAATATCCAAGACTGTGACGTGTTAGCAGACTGTCGCGATACCGGCAGCCTCGGTTTCACGTGCTCGTGTATTGACTCCACCGATGACGAATCGCCAGAAGGCTTACCTGGTCGAGATTGCGCCATCC GCACACACATGTACATTGTTGGCATTTCTGTAGGAGCGAGCCTCGTATTTTTCTTAATCGTAGTTTCCATAGTATCATGTGTCTCGACGCATACGACTCTAGGAAAGACACCAACAGAAATAGAGGAAGAGCGCAAAGCGAAATCAGGCAAAAAGCCAAGTGATACCGACGAGACTCCACTGGATCCAAGAGGAGATGgaggggggagagaggggggagagGAGGTGGAGGGTGTGACTAATGGTGGGTTTGAAGAGGCGCAGGTTCCAGAAACTATTTTTGATGTCGATGACGATCAGATGGCTCGATTAGCGCAAATACATTTAGCTATTGAG CGTAATTCCCGTCCAGCTTCCGGTGTGCCCGTTGCTCGTGAGAACAACCAGATGCGATTATCAAGGCTGCCCTCTACTAATTACGGCGGCCCGGAAGGACAGAATGCGGCACTCTATCAAAATGGTGTGAACAAGAAACCACGAAATGAG CGAACATCTTTAGTAAGACTTCCATCAGGCGAGTATCTGACACCAATGTCACCCCGTGAGatgtcccctcccccaccacaaaATCCATATGGAGTTAGGAATAAG CAAAGACCACAGAGTGCAGCCTACACCGATGAGATGAATAACCAAATCTACGCCACCAGACTCCCAAGCACCAAATATGACCAAAGGACCGCTGCATCTCCGCCTCCAACACCTGCGCCAGAG CCGTACCTGAGCCGCCAATCGTCGTCCGTGTTTCTGCCAAACTCTCCCCGTAACAGCAGACAGTACGGAGGGGGGAGTATTTACAGCTATAATGGTAGATATTAA
- the LOC139963017 gene encoding uncharacterized protein isoform X1: MTTNNNEGRWSDSAPRAKMRKGGRFLQILLVSLLQTLLRNSKISVSGSEVTSSISKEPVKTNCVLNGCPLLTNIAVLKSRGILLLCSLTTKDLSIQGNKLQIVLLDTDTEFVLGENNCQWRTTHNAEYSYCNLHVQQNFTEAMERHLVYFTTPGNIYERFTVNVINGNDAMPDEMELCEEGIRYPTTIKPEGLVSISSIHLYQNVKSSNHGPSLLGKLAVTTISVLVVLFCVLGIRWYYKSKTDEEIRPKNGEDEHMIVYKTQPTWCNDPDTDSDVNELEPFYCHDSDR; the protein is encoded by the exons atgacaacgaataacaacgaaggacggtg GTCTGATTCTGCACCTCGTGCCAAGATGAGGAAGGGTGGTCGGTTTCTTCAGATTCTGTTAGTTTCCCTTTTGCAAACTTTACTGAGAAACAGCAAGATTTCTGTTAGTGGGTCAGAGGTCACCTCATCGATATCAAAAGAACCAGTAAAAACAA ATTGTGTATTGAATGGCTGTCCGTTATTGACAAACATCGCCGTTTTGAAGAGTCGTGGAATTTTACTGCTTTGTTCATTAACAACCAAAGATCTATCAATTCAgggaaataaattacaaatagtTCTATTGGACACCGATACAGAATTTGTATTGGGAGAAAACAACTGCCAATGGCGAACAACTCATAAtgctgaatattcatactgtaaTTTGCATGTGCAACAAAACTTTACGGAAGCCATGGAGAGACATTTAGTATACTTTACAACTCCTGGAAATATTTACGAACGATTTACGGTGAACGTAATTAATGGAAACGATG CTATGCCAGATGAAATGGAATTATGTGAAGAAGGTATTCGTTACCCTACAACGATAAAACCGGAGGGTCTTGTTTCTATTAGTTCCATTCATCTTTATCAAA ATGTAAAAAGTTCAAATCACGGCCCAAGCCTGCTAGGTAAACTTGCCGTGACAACGATATCGGTCCTGGTAGTGTTATTCTGTGTCCTTGGTATACGATGGTACTATAAATCTAAAACCGATGAAGAAATCCGACCAAAGAATGGGGAGGATGAACACATGATTGTTTATAA AACTCAGCCAACCTGGTGCAACGACCCAGATACTGATTCAGATGTGAATGAATTAGAACCATTCTATTGCCATGACAGCGACCGATAA
- the LOC139963017 gene encoding uncharacterized protein isoform X3: MTTNNNEGRWSDSAPRAKMRKGGRFLQILLVSLLQTLLRNSKISVSGSEVTSSISKEPVKTTMPDEMELCEEGIRYPTTIKPEGLVSISSIHLYQNVKSSNHGPSLLGKLAVTTISVLVVLFCVLGIRWYYKSKTDEEIRPKNGEDEHMIVYKTQPTWCNDPDTDSDVNELEPFYCHDSDR, encoded by the exons atgacaacgaataacaacgaaggacggtg GTCTGATTCTGCACCTCGTGCCAAGATGAGGAAGGGTGGTCGGTTTCTTCAGATTCTGTTAGTTTCCCTTTTGCAAACTTTACTGAGAAACAGCAAGATTTCTGTTAGTGGGTCAGAGGTCACCTCATCGATATCAAAAGAACCAGTAAAAACAA CTATGCCAGATGAAATGGAATTATGTGAAGAAGGTATTCGTTACCCTACAACGATAAAACCGGAGGGTCTTGTTTCTATTAGTTCCATTCATCTTTATCAAA ATGTAAAAAGTTCAAATCACGGCCCAAGCCTGCTAGGTAAACTTGCCGTGACAACGATATCGGTCCTGGTAGTGTTATTCTGTGTCCTTGGTATACGATGGTACTATAAATCTAAAACCGATGAAGAAATCCGACCAAAGAATGGGGAGGATGAACACATGATTGTTTATAA AACTCAGCCAACCTGGTGCAACGACCCAGATACTGATTCAGATGTGAATGAATTAGAACCATTCTATTGCCATGACAGCGACCGATAA
- the LOC139963017 gene encoding uncharacterized protein isoform X2, whose translation MRKGGRFLQILLVSLLQTLLRNSKISVSGSEVTSSISKEPVKTNCVLNGCPLLTNIAVLKSRGILLLCSLTTKDLSIQGNKLQIVLLDTDTEFVLGENNCQWRTTHNAEYSYCNLHVQQNFTEAMERHLVYFTTPGNIYERFTVNVINGNDAMPDEMELCEEGIRYPTTIKPEGLVSISSIHLYQNVKSSNHGPSLLGKLAVTTISVLVVLFCVLGIRWYYKSKTDEEIRPKNGEDEHMIVYKTQPTWCNDPDTDSDVNELEPFYCHDSDR comes from the exons ATGAGGAAGGGTGGTCGGTTTCTTCAGATTCTGTTAGTTTCCCTTTTGCAAACTTTACTGAGAAACAGCAAGATTTCTGTTAGTGGGTCAGAGGTCACCTCATCGATATCAAAAGAACCAGTAAAAACAA ATTGTGTATTGAATGGCTGTCCGTTATTGACAAACATCGCCGTTTTGAAGAGTCGTGGAATTTTACTGCTTTGTTCATTAACAACCAAAGATCTATCAATTCAgggaaataaattacaaatagtTCTATTGGACACCGATACAGAATTTGTATTGGGAGAAAACAACTGCCAATGGCGAACAACTCATAAtgctgaatattcatactgtaaTTTGCATGTGCAACAAAACTTTACGGAAGCCATGGAGAGACATTTAGTATACTTTACAACTCCTGGAAATATTTACGAACGATTTACGGTGAACGTAATTAATGGAAACGATG CTATGCCAGATGAAATGGAATTATGTGAAGAAGGTATTCGTTACCCTACAACGATAAAACCGGAGGGTCTTGTTTCTATTAGTTCCATTCATCTTTATCAAA ATGTAAAAAGTTCAAATCACGGCCCAAGCCTGCTAGGTAAACTTGCCGTGACAACGATATCGGTCCTGGTAGTGTTATTCTGTGTCCTTGGTATACGATGGTACTATAAATCTAAAACCGATGAAGAAATCCGACCAAAGAATGGGGAGGATGAACACATGATTGTTTATAA AACTCAGCCAACCTGGTGCAACGACCCAGATACTGATTCAGATGTGAATGAATTAGAACCATTCTATTGCCATGACAGCGACCGATAA
- the LOC139962761 gene encoding baculoviral IAP repeat-containing protein 2-like produces MNLEINRLESFVSFSTSFLISIQRFANAGLYYEGEGDSVRCFSCGGIIRDWRSNDSPKRRHKTEYPHCRFVLGKDNRNIPLTAMDSGPIAKTEISKHSPIRSGPTKESKQTRILAERGSDCSNNKSKVKMFSADELTYRSEFNRLQTFQKWPLSSEVNPYELAAGGLFCCREGVVKCFACFVEIKNQWRTGERPSDKHRLLSPSCPFVKGKTTNNEPMSTRQKRLAVIISQSKYPEYFTQEGRLSTYQNWPKAHPQRPTNLAEAGFFANDKDDMVTCFCCGCRLLGWEETDDPWEEHAAWSPECHWLKFERRVTKPSTED; encoded by the exons atgaatttggAAATAAATCGACTGGAATCGTTTGTATCTTTTAGTACTTCTTTCCTAATATCCATTCAACGTTTCGCGAATGCTGGATTATATTACGAAGGCGAGGGAGATTCTGTACGTTGTTTTAGTTGTGGTGGCATAATACGAGATTGGCGCAGTAACGATAGCCCAAAGAGAAGACATAAGACTGAATATCCACATTGTCGATTCGTTCTTGGCAAAGATAATCGAAATATTCCACTTACTGCAATGGACAGTGGTCCTATTGCAAAAACTGAAATATCGAAACATAGTCCAATAAGGAGTGGGCCTACTAAAGAAAGTAAACAGACAAGAATTTTGGCGGAGAGAGGCAGTGATTGCTCTAATAACAAATCCAAAGTGAAAATGTTTTCGGCAGACGAATTAACGTATCGTAGTGAATTTAATCGTTTACAAACGTTTCAAAAATGGCCTCTATCCAGCGAGGTTAACCCTTACGAACTAGCAGCGGGTGGATTGTTCTGTTGCCGAGAAGGTGTGGTTAAATGTTTTGCGTGTTTTGTGGAAATAAAGAATCAATGGAGGACTGGAGAGCGTCCATCTGATAAACACAGGCTCTTGTCCCCTTCATGCCCATTCGTAAAAggtaaaacaacaaacaatgaaCCCATGAGCACCCGACAAAAGCGACTGGCAGTTATTATATCTCAGAGTAAATACCCCGAATATTTTACACAAGAAGGACGATtatcaacatatcaaaattggCCTAAAGCTCACCCACAACGCCCCACAAATCTGGCCGAAGCTGGATTCTTTGCGAATG ATAAAGATGATATGGTCACATGTTTCTGTTGTGGATGTCGTCTGCTGGGTTGGGAGGAGACGGACGATCCTTGGGAAGAGCACGCTGCCTGGTCACCAGAATGTCATTGGTTGAAATTTGAAAGAAGAGTCACCAAACCATCAACAGAAGACTAG
- the LOC139962998 gene encoding uncharacterized protein produces MAGRVPLIFLLPAALIFVLMIGSLIYGCILCLRKAKEKLKFRVSIELGKKPRNDRPLPALPGKQHCRGECSRNVVQGIRVEKETDRERLERKLKQVERKGRSNPRRKNDKEKAINKPQNPSNRRQKLRRVRQVDKESTRGLGIELLDHRPNEEPRQHPFIVCKSGSSCQTISHPELPQHSDIQLDSSSHTVKGNLKLRLSRTESNLMETGINHEYFETGFSTSRALTDRFESHPMAVQRSDIGRNVCRPHYDRDIVASSTKTVTDERDVTPARIRKEPSAYILLKFKDHGCRESVRKARIQHEE; encoded by the coding sequence ATGGCTGGGAGAGTTCCGTTAATATTCTTACTGCCTGCTGCTTTGATATTTGTTCTCATGATTGGTTCGCTCATCTATGGATGTATTTTATGCCTACGAAAAGCAAAAGAGAAACTAAAATTTCGTGTTAGTATCGAACTTGGAAAAAAACCCAGAAACGACCGCCCTCTCCCCGCACTCCCTGGTAAACAACATTGCAGAGGTGAATGTAGCAGAAACGTTGTCCAGGGAATCAGAGTGGAAAAGGAAACAGATAGAGAAAGACTGGAAAGGAAATTGAAGCAAGTGGAAAGAAAAGGTAGATCAAATCCGCGGCGAAAAAACGATAAAGAAAAGGCAATAAATAAACCGCAAAATCCATCGAATCGTAGACAAAAACTAAGAAGGGTGAGACAAGTCGATAAGGAATCCACACGTGGTTTAGGCATAGAACTGCTGGACCATAGACCCAACGAAGAACCACGACAACATCCATTTATAGTCTGCAAAAGTGGTTCTTCGTGTCAGACGATAAGTCACCCAGAACTTCCACAGCACAGTGATATACAATTAGATAGTAGTTCTCACACGGTCAAGGGAAACTTGAAACTGCGATTAAGTAGAACTGAATCAAACCTGATGGAAACCGGTATCAATCATGAATATTTCGAAACTGGCTTCTCTACAAGTCGTGCACTTACTGATCGTTTTGAGTCGCACCCAATGGCAGTGCAGAGAAGTGATATTGGTCGCAATGTGTGTCGACCACATTATGACCGGGATATCGTGGCATCGAGTACGAAGACGGTAACCGATGAAAGAGATGTTACACCGGCGAGGATCCGGAAGGAGCCTTCGGCATACATATTGTTAAAATTTAAGGACCACGGCTGTCGTGAATCAGTTAGAAAGGCGCGAATACAGCACGAGGAATGA